Proteins encoded within one genomic window of Alteribacter populi:
- a CDS encoding anti-sigma factor family protein: MGCENIKKAQLHQYLDEEMTLLEKKQFEQHIMTCRECENHLRELRKTIAIVQSASHIEAPSNFTANVMNKLPQEKKAQKWKTWMRKHPFMLAAAVFMLLFVTSVSSIWSGGSHITVQGQGNFKIDEERNVVIIPQGETIEGDLLIKNGDIEVEGEVLGNITVINGENYLASAGHVAGEINEINQMMGWLWYETKSFLNEVVNVFNGDEPGPVDDGK, translated from the coding sequence ATGGGTTGTGAAAACATAAAAAAAGCACAGCTTCATCAATATTTAGATGAAGAAATGACACTTTTGGAAAAAAAGCAATTTGAGCAGCATATTATGACATGCCGTGAATGCGAAAACCATTTAAGGGAACTTAGAAAAACGATCGCCATTGTGCAGAGTGCATCCCACATTGAAGCACCTAGTAACTTTACGGCGAATGTAATGAATAAACTCCCTCAAGAAAAGAAGGCTCAAAAGTGGAAAACGTGGATGAGGAAGCACCCATTCATGCTGGCTGCTGCGGTCTTTATGCTCTTGTTCGTTACGAGTGTGTCTTCGATTTGGAGTGGAGGTTCTCATATAACGGTTCAAGGACAAGGGAATTTTAAAATAGATGAAGAACGAAATGTCGTCATTATTCCTCAAGGGGAAACAATCGAAGGCGATTTGCTTATTAAAAATGGTGATATCGAAGTTGAAGGGGAAGTTCTCGGGAATATAACGGTCATTAATGGCGAGAATTATCTTGCGTCAGCAGGTCATGTCGCAGGAGAAATTAATGAGATTAATCAAATGATGGGCTGGTTATGGTATGAAACGAAATCATTTCTAAACGAAGTCGTGAATGTATTTAACGGTGATGAACCAGGTCCAGTCGATGACGGAAAATAA
- a CDS encoding GNAT family N-acetyltransferase: MAVLPKHRGQGIGTLLLNEMIRKAKDSGFISLSFSVDPNNPALRLYERCGFVKVGIDGTSWDMMATLDKK, from the coding sequence ATGGCTGTTCTACCAAAACATAGAGGTCAAGGGATAGGAACTCTACTTCTTAATGAAATGATAAGGAAAGCTAAGGATTCTGGTTTCATTTCATTATCATTTAGTGTTGATCCCAACAATCCTGCTCTTCGTTTGTATGAAAGGTGTGGGTTTGTGAAAGTCGGTATAGATGGAACATCGTGGGATATGATGGCAACATTAGATAAAAAATAA
- a CDS encoding CdaR family protein: MDKWFNNKWFIRGISLLIAIMLYMMVSMDNVGNQQAGGIPGITNGHRVIEEVDLTIYYNEDEHVVTEAPETVQVNLRGPQNVLTLLQVTRPQYEVFIDLTDKEPGEHYERVQYSGFPSDLSVSIVPMTVRVGLQEKQTSSFPIDIELENEGELEEGYTLGNPSVDPSSVDVTAASGLVEQVASAQVLVDLSGRDGTFEESASVILLDASGNPLPITPDPSAVDVEVPITSPNKEVPVRIEREGDPPEGFAISSVEADPSDVTIYGPVSVINEISFLEGIDVDLSEITEDTTLEVDVPVPDGVERVDPETISVDIEIEEEESRSYNNVPIEIVGLEDGKEVELVSPGEAFFDLEIMGTATLLERISREDIEAFVDLEGVEAGEYDLPITVNGPQHLRFTKGMNEVSLIVYDDEASAQNANDDVEIEDDIETEDDEDTENSETEIEEEPEEEENSS, from the coding sequence ATGGATAAATGGTTTAATAATAAATGGTTTATTCGCGGCATTTCCCTTTTAATTGCGATTATGCTTTATATGATGGTGAGTATGGATAATGTAGGGAACCAGCAAGCAGGGGGAATCCCTGGAATTACAAATGGCCACCGGGTTATTGAAGAAGTTGATTTAACCATTTATTATAATGAAGATGAACATGTGGTCACTGAAGCTCCAGAAACAGTTCAAGTGAATTTACGTGGACCTCAAAATGTTCTTACATTACTACAAGTAACCAGACCGCAGTATGAAGTTTTTATTGATCTTACGGATAAAGAACCCGGTGAGCATTATGAACGGGTGCAGTATTCAGGTTTTCCGAGTGACTTATCTGTCTCGATTGTACCGATGACAGTCCGAGTAGGTCTACAGGAAAAACAAACATCCTCATTCCCGATTGATATTGAATTAGAAAACGAAGGGGAGCTAGAAGAGGGTTACACGTTAGGAAACCCTTCTGTTGACCCTTCCAGTGTTGATGTTACAGCTGCTTCGGGATTAGTTGAGCAAGTTGCTTCAGCACAAGTTCTAGTCGATCTGTCAGGAAGAGATGGAACCTTTGAAGAAAGTGCGAGTGTCATCTTACTTGATGCGAGTGGAAATCCCTTGCCAATCACACCGGACCCTTCAGCAGTGGACGTAGAAGTACCGATTACCAGTCCGAATAAGGAGGTACCTGTTCGTATTGAACGGGAAGGGGATCCTCCGGAAGGATTTGCAATCTCTTCTGTAGAAGCGGACCCTTCCGACGTCACGATCTATGGACCTGTTTCAGTCATAAATGAGATCTCCTTTCTCGAAGGGATTGACGTCGATTTAAGCGAAATTACGGAGGATACGACATTAGAAGTGGACGTGCCAGTACCTGATGGCGTTGAACGTGTAGATCCGGAAACCATTTCTGTTGATATTGAAATTGAGGAAGAAGAGTCTCGTTCGTATAATAATGTTCCAATTGAGATTGTTGGCCTTGAAGACGGAAAAGAAGTTGAATTGGTTTCTCCAGGAGAAGCATTCTTTGACCTTGAAATAATGGGGACTGCGACTCTGTTAGAGCGGATTAGTCGTGAAGACATTGAAGCATTTGTTGATTTGGAAGGCGTAGAAGCTGGCGAATATGATCTGCCGATTACAGTAAACGGACCACAGCATCTACGCTTTACAAAAGGGATGAATGAAGTGAGCCTCATCGTGTATGATGATGAAGCAAGTGCACAAAACGCCAACGACGATGTAGAAATCGAAGACGACATCGAAACTGAAGACGATGAAGATACAGAAAACAGTGAAACAGAAATAGAAGAGGAACCGGAAGAAGAAGAGAATTCGTCATAA
- the glmS gene encoding glutamine--fructose-6-phosphate transaminase (isomerizing) — MCGIVGYIGTEDAKEILLRGLEKLEYRGYDSAGIAVINDGGVSLFKEKGRIATLRDSVDENEQGTAGIGHTRWATHGAPSQVNAHPHQSNNDRYTIVHNGVIENYSQLRKEHLQNVELTSDTDTEIIVQLVEHFAKEGKSTEAAFRKTLSLLKGSYATALLDNEDPDTIYVGKNKSPLLVGLADGVNVVASDAMAMLQVTNEFVELMDEEVVIVKRDKVTIKTLDGLEVSRDSYIAELDASDIEKGTYPHYMLKEIDEQPYVIRNIITKYKDDNDTIKLDEDIREAVLDADRIYVIAAGTSYHAGLVGKQLIEKIANKPVETHIASEFLYNMPLLSEKPLFIFISQSGETADSRGVLVNIKELGHKSLTITNVPGSTLSREADYTLHTYAGPEIAVASTKAYTAQMAVLAILAVDTAHAGGVEMEFDPLQELAIVANAMETLTDQKESLEQVAREYLSVTRNCFFIGRAMDYHVCLEGALKLKEISYIQAEGFAGGELKHGTIALIEEGTPVIGLATQEHVNLSIRGNMKEVVSRGAYPCLISMEGFEDEGDAIVIPRVHEYLTPLVSVLPLQLISYYAALHRGCDVDKPRNLAKSVTVE, encoded by the coding sequence ATGTGTGGAATTGTCGGATATATCGGAACAGAGGATGCAAAAGAGATCTTACTACGAGGTCTAGAAAAGCTTGAATATAGAGGGTACGACTCTGCAGGAATTGCAGTCATAAACGACGGCGGTGTCAGCCTTTTTAAAGAAAAAGGTCGTATTGCTACGTTGCGTGACTCCGTAGACGAAAACGAGCAAGGAACAGCCGGAATCGGTCACACTCGCTGGGCAACTCACGGCGCACCAAGTCAAGTTAACGCTCACCCTCATCAAAGCAACAACGACCGCTATACGATTGTGCATAACGGAGTCATCGAAAACTACTCCCAATTGCGTAAAGAACACCTTCAAAACGTGGAGCTTACAAGTGATACAGATACGGAAATTATCGTACAGCTTGTTGAGCACTTCGCTAAAGAGGGGAAGTCAACAGAAGCAGCGTTCCGCAAGACGCTTAGTCTGTTAAAAGGTTCTTATGCAACCGCGCTTTTAGACAATGAAGATCCGGATACAATCTATGTGGGGAAAAATAAAAGTCCACTGCTTGTCGGTCTTGCAGACGGTGTGAACGTCGTCGCAAGTGACGCAATGGCGATGCTACAAGTAACCAATGAATTCGTTGAGCTCATGGACGAAGAAGTCGTCATCGTTAAACGAGACAAGGTAACGATTAAAACACTTGATGGTTTAGAAGTTTCCCGCGACTCTTATATCGCTGAACTTGATGCAAGTGATATTGAAAAAGGAACGTATCCGCACTACATGCTCAAGGAAATAGATGAGCAGCCTTACGTAATCCGAAATATCATTACAAAATATAAAGATGACAACGACACGATTAAACTTGATGAAGACATTCGAGAAGCGGTGCTTGATGCAGATCGAATTTATGTCATCGCTGCAGGCACAAGCTACCACGCTGGTTTAGTCGGAAAACAACTGATTGAAAAAATCGCCAACAAGCCTGTTGAAACGCATATTGCTAGTGAGTTTCTTTACAACATGCCACTGTTAAGCGAAAAACCACTCTTTATTTTTATTTCACAAAGTGGCGAAACTGCGGACAGCCGCGGCGTCCTTGTGAATATAAAGGAATTGGGCCATAAATCCCTTACGATTACAAATGTACCTGGCTCCACCTTATCCCGTGAAGCTGACTACACGCTGCACACGTACGCTGGACCAGAAATTGCCGTAGCCTCAACAAAAGCATACACAGCTCAAATGGCAGTTCTTGCGATTTTAGCTGTAGACACAGCTCATGCCGGGGGCGTTGAAATGGAATTCGATCCCCTTCAGGAGCTTGCGATTGTTGCGAATGCAATGGAAACATTAACTGACCAAAAAGAATCACTCGAGCAAGTCGCACGCGAATACTTGAGTGTCACACGCAACTGCTTCTTCATTGGTCGCGCGATGGATTATCATGTCTGCCTTGAAGGCGCACTAAAGCTAAAAGAAATCTCCTACATTCAAGCGGAAGGCTTTGCTGGAGGAGAACTGAAGCACGGTACCATTGCCCTGATTGAAGAAGGCACACCCGTGATCGGCTTAGCCACCCAAGAGCACGTCAACTTAAGCATTCGCGGCAATATGAAAGAAGTCGTCTCTCGCGGCGCTTACCCATGCCTTATAAGCATGGAAGGATTCGAAGACGAAGGAGACGCAATCGTCATCCCGCGCGTTCATGAATACCTGACTCCGCTTGTGAGCGTCCTGCCATTACAGCTGATCTCTTACTATGCAGCGTTGCACCGTGGGTGTGATGTTGATAAGCCTCGTAATCTCGCGAAGAGTGTTACGGTGGAGTAG
- the sigW gene encoding RNA polymerase sigma factor SigW: protein MDAVVKKIIMEVKKGNQQAFGELVELYKDKVYQISYRMLGNVHEAQDVAQEAFLRAYTNIDSYDMNRKFSTWLFRIATNLSIDRIRKKKPDFHLDDRVSGTEDLTYYSQIAADEELPEDKVIQFETQDWIQNEISQLPPKYRSAIILKYLEDLSLKEISEILNLPVATVKTRIHRGREALRKKLRSS from the coding sequence ATGGATGCGGTGGTTAAAAAAATTATTATGGAAGTTAAAAAAGGAAACCAGCAAGCCTTTGGAGAGCTGGTTGAACTATACAAGGATAAAGTGTATCAAATATCATACCGCATGCTTGGAAATGTTCATGAAGCGCAGGATGTGGCACAAGAAGCATTTTTAAGAGCGTATACGAACATTGACAGTTACGATATGAATCGAAAGTTCTCGACATGGTTATTTAGGATTGCTACGAACTTATCAATCGATCGGATCCGTAAAAAGAAACCGGACTTTCATTTGGATGACCGCGTGAGTGGGACAGAGGACCTCACCTATTACTCTCAGATCGCAGCAGATGAAGAGCTTCCTGAAGATAAAGTCATCCAGTTTGAAACACAGGATTGGATCCAGAATGAAATCTCACAACTGCCACCGAAGTATCGATCTGCGATTATCTTAAAGTACCTTGAAGACCTTTCTTTAAAAGAAATTAGTGAAATATTAAATCTCCCAGTTGCCACGGTTAAAACACGCATCCACCGTGGAAGAGAGGCGTTACGTAAAAAGTTACGCAGTTCCTGA
- a CDS encoding aspartyl-phosphate phosphatase Spo0E family protein has translation MEINQKELLEEIEWARRRMHYLSSHHNRTSLEVVAISTYLDELLNQYQSTYYKIGS, from the coding sequence TTGGAAATCAATCAAAAAGAGTTATTAGAGGAAATTGAATGGGCAAGGAGAAGAATGCATTACCTTTCATCCCACCACAACCGCACCTCTCTTGAAGTTGTCGCAATTAGCACCTATCTCGATGAACTACTAAACCAATACCAATCGACATATTACAAAATTGGAAGTTAA
- the glmM gene encoding phosphoglucosamine mutase, whose amino-acid sequence MGKFFGTDGVRGVANTELTPELAFKLGRYGGYVLTRETEKPKILIGRDTRVSGHMLEGALVAGLLSIGAEVMRIGVISTPGVAYLTKALSAQAGVMISASHNPVEDNGIKFFGPDGFKLVDSQEEEIEQLLNREDGMEDELPRPVGADLGQVNDYFEGGQKYLQFLKQTIHQDFSGLHIALDCAHGAASSLAAHLFADLEAEKISTIGASPNGININDGVGSTHPESLVELVKEKGADIGLAFDGDADRLIAVDENGQIVDGDQIMFICAKYMKEKGFLKENTVVSTVMSNLGFYKGLEKIGAETKQTAVGDRYVMEEMRKGGYNIGGEQSGHIIFLDYTTTGDGLLSAIQLVNILKATEKPLSELAAEMKKYPQKLVNVRVADKHSLHDSEVIAHEITAVEAEMNGEGRILVRPSGTEPLVRVMAEAPTVELCDHYVQKIVDVVKRELGALE is encoded by the coding sequence ATGGGAAAGTTTTTCGGAACAGATGGAGTTAGAGGGGTAGCAAATACAGAACTTACACCAGAGTTAGCTTTTAAACTAGGGCGTTACGGCGGTTATGTACTAACGAGAGAAACAGAAAAGCCAAAAATTCTTATTGGGCGAGACACACGCGTTTCAGGCCATATGCTTGAAGGAGCACTCGTTGCAGGCCTACTATCCATCGGTGCTGAAGTGATGCGCATAGGCGTTATTTCAACACCAGGAGTGGCTTACTTAACAAAAGCATTGAGTGCTCAAGCCGGGGTGATGATTTCAGCTTCTCACAATCCAGTCGAAGATAACGGCATCAAGTTCTTTGGTCCTGATGGGTTCAAGCTCGTTGATAGCCAGGAGGAAGAAATCGAACAACTCCTTAATAGAGAAGATGGTATGGAAGATGAGCTTCCTCGTCCAGTAGGCGCTGATCTTGGACAAGTTAACGACTACTTTGAAGGTGGTCAAAAATACTTACAATTCTTAAAGCAGACGATTCACCAAGACTTTTCGGGCTTACATATTGCTCTTGACTGTGCTCACGGTGCAGCCTCGTCTCTGGCGGCGCACTTGTTTGCCGATCTTGAAGCAGAGAAAATCTCGACAATCGGCGCTTCACCAAATGGTATTAACATTAACGATGGCGTAGGTTCGACTCACCCAGAATCTCTCGTCGAATTAGTCAAGGAAAAAGGCGCTGACATCGGTCTTGCTTTCGATGGTGATGCAGATCGTTTGATTGCTGTGGATGAGAACGGACAAATTGTTGACGGCGACCAAATCATGTTTATTTGTGCCAAGTACATGAAAGAAAAAGGATTCTTAAAAGAGAACACCGTCGTTTCAACAGTAATGAGTAATCTTGGCTTCTACAAAGGACTTGAAAAGATCGGTGCTGAAACGAAGCAAACAGCGGTAGGTGACCGTTACGTCATGGAAGAAATGCGCAAAGGTGGCTACAACATCGGTGGCGAGCAGTCCGGTCATATTATTTTCTTGGATTATACGACTACAGGAGACGGCTTACTCAGTGCGATTCAGCTCGTCAATATTTTAAAAGCTACTGAAAAGCCACTATCTGAGCTTGCAGCAGAAATGAAAAAGTATCCACAAAAACTTGTAAACGTACGAGTTGCCGATAAGCATTCCCTTCACGACAGCGAAGTGATTGCACACGAAATTACCGCAGTAGAGGCGGAAATGAACGGGGAAGGGCGTATTCTTGTTCGTCCATCAGGCACAGAGCCCCTCGTTCGCGTCATGGCAGAAGCCCCGACAGTCGAACTTTGTGATCATTACGTACAAAAGATCGTCGATGTCGTAAAGCGTGAGCTAGGAGCATTGGAATAA
- the cdaA gene encoding diadenylate cyclase CdaA: MFEDIQVLRLLGIVIDIALVAFVIYKLIMVVRGTRAVQLVKGITVILAVWFLSSFLGLQTLQWIMNQAVTYGLLAIIIIFQPELRRALEQLGRGKFFAKSSTAEEEEVKNTINHIVKAANYMGKRRIGALISVERETGMNDYVETGISIEAKLTSELLINIFIPNTPLHDGAVIIKGNEIMAAGCYLPLSENPFISKELGTRHRAALGVSEVTDSLTLAVSEETGGISLTKNGELHRNLDEDALRDLLIKEMLTEETNSTSSRWQWGGKKNG; the protein is encoded by the coding sequence ATGTTTGAAGATATACAAGTACTTCGTTTATTAGGAATAGTTATCGACATTGCCCTAGTGGCTTTTGTCATATATAAATTGATCATGGTAGTTCGGGGGACGAGGGCAGTTCAACTCGTAAAAGGGATTACTGTGATTTTGGCTGTCTGGTTTTTAAGCAGCTTTTTAGGACTACAAACGCTGCAATGGATTATGAATCAGGCTGTTACATATGGTTTGTTAGCGATTATTATTATCTTTCAGCCTGAGCTCCGTCGTGCGTTAGAGCAGTTGGGGCGCGGAAAGTTCTTTGCAAAAAGTTCAACTGCAGAAGAAGAAGAAGTGAAAAATACGATCAATCATATCGTAAAAGCGGCGAATTATATGGGGAAACGACGAATTGGGGCATTGATTTCTGTTGAACGGGAAACAGGGATGAATGACTATGTAGAAACGGGCATTTCGATTGAAGCCAAATTAACATCGGAACTTCTCATTAATATTTTTATTCCGAACACGCCTCTTCACGATGGAGCGGTCATCATTAAAGGAAATGAGATTATGGCAGCGGGTTGTTACTTACCTTTGTCAGAAAATCCGTTTATTTCAAAAGAATTAGGAACTCGCCACCGAGCTGCTCTTGGTGTGAGTGAAGTAACCGATTCACTTACATTGGCTGTCTCTGAAGAAACAGGCGGCATATCTTTAACGAAGAACGGTGAGTTGCACCGGAACTTGGATGAAGATGCGCTTAGAGACCTACTCATTAAAGAGATGTTAACAGAGGAGACTAACTCCACTTCATCACGCTGGCAATGGGGAGGGAAAAAGAATGGATAA
- a CDS encoding response regulator transcription factor has product MIRVLFADDHEMVRIGVSSYLSAQSDIEVIAEADDGNEAVELAMKLRPDVILMDLVMKEMDGIEATKNITAQWPEAKIIIVTSFLDDEKVYPALEAGATSYMLKTSKASEIAKAIRATYDGQSILEPEVTGKIMTKMRQKPVDHPHEQLTEREMEVLRLMAEGKANQQIADELFIALKTTKVHVSNILTKLDVHDRTQAVIYAFKHDLVEK; this is encoded by the coding sequence ATGATTAGAGTATTATTTGCTGATGATCACGAAATGGTACGGATCGGAGTATCATCTTATTTGTCAGCACAATCAGATATTGAAGTGATTGCCGAAGCAGATGATGGAAATGAAGCAGTAGAGCTTGCGATGAAGCTCCGTCCGGATGTTATTTTAATGGACTTGGTCATGAAAGAGATGGATGGCATTGAAGCAACGAAAAACATTACTGCTCAGTGGCCTGAAGCGAAGATCATTATTGTTACGAGTTTTCTGGATGATGAAAAGGTCTATCCAGCACTTGAAGCCGGTGCGACGAGCTATATGCTAAAAACGTCGAAGGCCAGTGAAATTGCCAAAGCCATCCGTGCTACGTATGATGGACAGTCGATCTTAGAGCCGGAAGTGACAGGGAAAATCATGACAAAAATGCGTCAGAAGCCGGTTGACCATCCGCATGAGCAGTTGACAGAGCGGGAAATGGAAGTTCTTCGTCTGATGGCTGAAGGCAAAGCGAATCAGCAGATTGCCGATGAATTGTTCATCGCTTTAAAAACGACGAAAGTGCATGTAAGTAATATTCTAACGAAACTCGATGTCCATGATCGGACGCAAGCGGTAATCTATGCGTTTAAGCATGACTTAGTTGAAAAATAA
- a CDS encoding flagellar basal body rod protein encodes MNKFLLFVGGLIALFVLLANLGPMILLAVSAYLLYVIFKQFVKSESTVGKIMWVIVGLIVLSIGVANIYALLGVVALYVLYVIYKKWKEDKEVTFDKPVNDDPFTNFERQWAELNK; translated from the coding sequence ATGAATAAGTTTTTGTTATTTGTCGGCGGGCTTATTGCATTGTTCGTCTTACTTGCTAACCTTGGCCCGATGATTTTACTTGCGGTTAGTGCTTATTTGCTATATGTGATTTTTAAGCAGTTTGTGAAAAGTGAATCTACGGTAGGAAAAATCATGTGGGTTATTGTCGGGCTGATTGTCTTAAGTATAGGTGTAGCAAATATCTATGCGCTGCTTGGAGTTGTTGCACTATATGTCTTGTATGTGATCTATAAAAAGTGGAAAGAAGACAAAGAAGTGACGTTTGATAAGCCAGTAAATGATGATCCGTTTACAAATTTTGAACGCCAATGGGCAGAGCTTAATAAATAA
- a CDS encoding sensor histidine kinase translates to MSVFIKQILFATLIFVLFAVTLLIPTFLINPFESWSELWEREIFDFPYIYSILIFTILVGLVVGAISGWYWRQKLKWVHEQLEAVTKGEKRERTEYESLKELKELDQKFLLLEKKFADQTKLAQQLATERATEREKSLQEVVVQERNRLARELHDSVSQQLFAASMMMSTVNETNPPAGEAIKKQLHMVEKMIEQSQLEMRALLLHLRPAALKGKTLTEGIEELLAELKQKVSIEIEQKLEPLDLDKGVEDQLFRILQESVSNTLRHAKANRMQVMLIERDGHIILRVADDGVGFDVEETKNNGSYGLENMKERAESIGGSIKVVSVLTEGSRLEVKIPKIGNEVDPDD, encoded by the coding sequence ATGAGTGTATTTATAAAACAGATATTATTCGCTACGCTGATTTTTGTGTTGTTTGCAGTCACACTGCTCATCCCTACTTTTCTCATAAATCCTTTTGAAAGCTGGAGTGAGCTATGGGAACGCGAAATTTTCGACTTCCCCTACATTTACTCTATTCTCATTTTTACAATCCTAGTAGGTCTTGTCGTTGGTGCCATTTCAGGATGGTATTGGCGACAAAAGCTCAAATGGGTGCATGAACAGCTTGAGGCCGTTACAAAAGGGGAAAAAAGAGAACGTACGGAATATGAGTCGTTAAAGGAGCTAAAAGAGTTAGACCAGAAGTTCCTTTTACTTGAAAAGAAATTTGCCGATCAAACAAAGCTCGCACAGCAGCTTGCGACAGAGCGAGCTACAGAGCGAGAAAAGAGCTTACAGGAAGTCGTTGTACAAGAACGGAATCGTCTGGCCCGTGAACTTCATGATTCCGTGAGTCAGCAGCTTTTTGCAGCGTCAATGATGATGTCTACTGTGAACGAAACGAATCCACCCGCAGGTGAAGCGATAAAAAAGCAGCTCCACATGGTTGAGAAGATGATCGAACAGTCTCAACTTGAGATGCGGGCACTTCTTCTCCATCTTCGCCCAGCTGCCTTAAAGGGAAAAACGTTAACAGAAGGTATTGAGGAGCTTTTAGCGGAATTAAAGCAAAAAGTCTCTATAGAAATTGAACAGAAGCTAGAGCCGCTCGATTTAGACAAAGGGGTAGAGGATCAATTGTTTCGTATCCTTCAAGAGTCTGTCTCAAATACGCTCCGCCATGCAAAAGCAAATCGCATGCAGGTGATGCTTATTGAAAGAGACGGTCATATTATATTACGTGTCGCAGATGATGGGGTCGGCTTTGATGTCGAGGAAACGAAAAACAACGGCTCATATGGGCTGGAAAATATGAAAGAAAGAGCTGAGTCAATAGGCGGCTCGATCAAAGTTGTAAGTGTGTTAACTGAAGGAAGTCGTCTTGAAGTGAAAATACCGAAGATTGGAAATGAGGTCGATCCAGATGATTAG
- a CDS encoding PspA/IM30 family protein, with protein MSTLFTRMKDSISADMHNLLDKKESKNPITALNQYLRQSEQETEKVRNLVDRQYRLKEEFTREHQEAVEMAEKRKQQAEVAARAGEDELHNFAIQELEEYNARAERLNRSREDAVDQLENLERKYEEMKHKLKDMRLKRMELMGRENVAKAHHQMNRMTEETGETSYSRFSDMERYIEGLEHQVTSSYYHNAFDSKIAQLENKLQEKENLRAE; from the coding sequence ATGTCAACTTTATTTACTAGAATGAAGGATTCGATTTCAGCAGATATGCACAATCTATTAGATAAAAAGGAATCCAAGAATCCGATTACGGCACTGAATCAATACTTGCGCCAAAGTGAGCAGGAAACGGAAAAAGTACGCAACCTGGTGGACCGACAATATCGGTTAAAAGAGGAGTTTACACGGGAACACCAAGAAGCGGTAGAGATGGCTGAGAAACGAAAGCAACAAGCAGAAGTTGCTGCACGTGCAGGCGAAGATGAGCTTCATAACTTTGCGATCCAAGAATTAGAAGAATACAATGCTCGAGCCGAGCGTTTGAACCGATCACGAGAGGATGCTGTAGATCAACTTGAAAATCTGGAGCGTAAGTATGAAGAAATGAAACATAAATTAAAGGATATGCGTTTGAAGCGCATGGAGCTAATGGGACGAGAGAACGTGGCGAAAGCTCATCATCAAATGAACCGAATGACAGAAGAGACAGGAGAAACGTCGTATTCTCGGTTCTCAGACATGGAACGCTACATTGAAGGGTTAGAGCACCAAGTAACAAGCTCTTACTACCATAACGCTTTTGACAGCAAAATCGCGCAATTAGAAAACAAGCTCCAAGAGAAGGAAAATCTTCGGGCAGAATAA
- the liaF gene encoding cell wall-active antibiotics response protein LiaF, with the protein MFQRISTEAFNWIFLIGAVLFVFEVLFFGGGFAFGVIFLALLLYIGRKYYHKLIGKLCFWIGLVSLVFTVLNLMAVRFLFISLVCLFFYRYYRSKKDPETLEPEFGEQPGSQVEPMVYVLPLFKNRFIGQQKTSEVPYAWRDINIQGGIGDRIIDLSNTVIPDNAIISIRHGVGNIKIFVPYEVEVSVSHSAWFGRATIFQEKNTKLFNQQLAYQTAEYDERKPRVKIVTSVLSGDIEVKRI; encoded by the coding sequence ATGTTTCAACGTATATCAACAGAAGCATTCAATTGGATATTTTTAATCGGGGCGGTCCTCTTTGTCTTTGAAGTATTATTTTTTGGAGGCGGGTTCGCTTTTGGTGTGATCTTTCTTGCTCTCCTTCTTTATATTGGCCGGAAATATTACCACAAATTAATCGGAAAGCTTTGCTTCTGGATTGGATTGGTCAGTCTCGTTTTCACTGTCTTAAATCTTATGGCTGTACGGTTTTTATTTATCTCGCTCGTCTGTTTGTTTTTTTACCGGTATTATCGGTCAAAAAAAGACCCGGAAACACTCGAACCTGAATTTGGAGAACAGCCGGGGAGTCAAGTTGAGCCGATGGTTTACGTCCTTCCCTTGTTTAAAAATCGGTTTATTGGTCAGCAAAAAACGAGTGAAGTGCCTTACGCATGGCGGGATATTAATATTCAAGGCGGTATTGGTGACCGAATAATTGACCTCAGTAATACTGTCATCCCGGATAATGCGATCATTTCGATTCGTCACGGAGTAGGTAACATCAAGATTTTTGTTCCATATGAAGTAGAAGTTTCTGTTTCACATAGTGCGTGGTTCGGTCGAGCGACGATTTTTCAAGAAAAAAACACAAAGCTCTTCAATCAGCAGCTTGCTTATCAGACGGCAGAATACGATGAAAGAAAGCCGAGAGTCAAAATTGTCACCTCTGTTCTATCTGGAGATATAGAGGTGAAGCGAATATGA